In Spirosoma linguale DSM 74, one genomic interval encodes:
- a CDS encoding hypothetical protein (KEGG: hch:HCH_00842 hypothetical protein) has product MNCTQQRHRSKKIHKIYKKKIRRRRKLVRLRNRYLNLKHHAHRTGKIDQTLSSFHAFTASVRAGNRPSHSQTIQFLSKIVTVFANQSKFDLDKGHFQVPKVFSLTDNYQETFTFLKRLFVVLHARHSIEITIDYAYCERIDLDASVVLDVLLREFIINIHSCRQKGHRTTHTVRPINFNRPEIEEILLSIGSYRILKGLFVDFPNSISFPLRTGGKYYPGQVEINSTDVVAYIEQCLNRCDRELTGPTKKELSDIIGEVLNNADVHSTIQQHYLIGYFKLNQDQAKTVGTFNLVIFNFGDTIYQKFKDPACPNQTVVSQMKELSKMYTERGWLTQLLDGPRFEEETLWTLYALQQGVTSYKNWERGNGTIEFIESFFVLKGDNEQADDSQLTLLSGNTRITFDGTYGIKTRTGTGPDNQNEYVKVMTFNESGDIRQQPDRNFVNFTPHFFPGTLISAKICIKPSNTAVKINAHESATD; this is encoded by the coding sequence ATGAACTGTACCCAACAACGACACAGATCGAAAAAAATTCATAAAATTTACAAAAAGAAGATTCGACGAAGGCGGAAGCTGGTACGTCTGCGGAACAGATACTTGAATTTGAAACATCATGCCCACCGTACAGGCAAAATCGATCAGACCCTGTCCAGCTTTCATGCGTTTACGGCTTCTGTTCGAGCAGGGAACCGCCCTTCACATTCTCAAACTATACAGTTCTTATCTAAAATCGTTACTGTTTTTGCTAATCAATCAAAATTTGATTTGGACAAAGGCCATTTCCAAGTCCCCAAAGTATTTTCTCTTACTGATAATTATCAGGAGACCTTCACCTTCTTAAAACGGTTATTCGTAGTGCTGCATGCTCGTCATTCTATTGAGATAACTATTGACTATGCATATTGCGAGCGTATTGACTTGGACGCTTCGGTTGTGTTGGACGTGCTCTTGCGCGAGTTTATAATCAACATTCATAGTTGTCGGCAAAAGGGCCATAGAACAACTCACACCGTTAGACCAATCAATTTTAATCGTCCAGAAATTGAAGAAATTCTACTTTCCATTGGGTCGTACCGCATTCTGAAAGGATTATTTGTTGATTTCCCCAACAGTATCAGTTTTCCACTAAGGACGGGCGGCAAATATTATCCTGGTCAAGTTGAGATCAACAGTACGGATGTAGTTGCTTACATAGAACAGTGTCTCAACCGTTGTGATCGCGAACTAACAGGGCCAACGAAAAAAGAACTTTCAGATATAATCGGTGAAGTACTTAACAACGCCGACGTTCATTCAACCATACAGCAGCATTACTTAATCGGTTACTTTAAGCTCAATCAAGACCAAGCCAAGACCGTAGGTACGTTCAATCTGGTAATCTTTAATTTTGGCGATACTATTTACCAAAAATTTAAAGACCCTGCTTGCCCAAATCAGACGGTAGTTAGTCAAATGAAAGAGCTTTCGAAGATGTACACAGAACGTGGGTGGCTGACGCAACTACTCGATGGTCCGCGTTTTGAAGAGGAAACGCTATGGACGCTATATGCGCTGCAACAGGGCGTTACAAGCTACAAAAACTGGGAGCGAGGCAACGGAACAATTGAGTTTATTGAAAGTTTTTTCGTCCTGAAAGGTGACAACGAACAAGCCGACGATTCTCAGCTCACGTTGCTCTCTGGCAATACCCGAATTACGTTCGATGGCACATATGGCATAAAAACACGAACCGGGACTGGACCGGATAATCAAAATGAATACGTTAAAGTTATGACTTTCAATGAATCAGGCGATATTCGCCAACAACCTGATCGAAATTTCGTTAATTTTACACCCCATTTCTTCCCTGGAACTCTGATTTCAGCGAAGATTTGTATTAAACCGAGTAACACAGCAGTAAAAATCAACGCTCATGAATCCGCCACTGATTAA
- a CDS encoding hypothetical protein (KEGG: cju:C8J_0036 hypothetical protein) produces the protein MRLIITYILLFSFETTLAQSDMNFLYGTKLDSLSYEKRRIESFFGLKLTIDGNTKFRSCTLVQGVDLESPTFKGKVDFSNSLFLQKADFQKPEFLKSSYFNNSVFYKGANFSGVIFSKTANFSGAQFLDNVDFSDSEFSEIVYLNNAIFPQKLTFNGARFGEVPNFDFAQLPDSLILNNVNLSSIKSNIFFNNMELDSLRKRTGNLNQKCTIFLHHVDFSKIVINFEKFKLGFNESTNYEDRVSQYQQLIKRCQDLGMESSVEGFSIVLQKLKLQQAWGTFAPFFIKFQYYWWNFGFKRSLILRNIIFAFLISFIIFFIGFKKFALVYFPVDQLGLTSKDALILCYNRSLINQINNRFKIVLFYTALIFFGWKMDHSKVNYRAYPWTSILVYLIYVVGLIHIAYLVGFVIDH, from the coding sequence ATGCGATTAATAATTACTTATATATTGCTATTTTCATTTGAAACAACTTTGGCCCAAAGTGATATGAATTTTTTGTATGGGACTAAATTAGATTCACTGTCGTATGAAAAAAGAAGAATCGAAAGTTTTTTTGGTTTGAAATTAACAATTGATGGCAATACAAAATTTAGGAGTTGCACTTTAGTACAAGGTGTAGATCTTGAGTCGCCAACATTTAAAGGTAAAGTAGATTTTAGTAACTCTTTATTTTTGCAGAAAGCCGATTTTCAAAAACCTGAGTTTTTGAAAAGTTCCTACTTCAATAATTCTGTTTTTTATAAAGGGGCAAATTTTAGTGGAGTAATATTTTCTAAAACCGCAAATTTTAGTGGAGCACAATTTCTGGACAACGTCGATTTTAGCGATTCGGAATTTAGTGAAATTGTTTACTTAAACAATGCAATTTTCCCTCAAAAGTTAACCTTCAATGGTGCTAGATTTGGAGAAGTACCCAACTTCGACTTTGCTCAATTACCTGACTCCCTTATATTGAATAATGTAAATTTGTCTTCTATTAAATCTAATATATTTTTCAATAATATGGAATTAGATTCTCTAAGGAAACGAACAGGTAATCTAAATCAAAAATGTACCATTTTTCTTCACCATGTTGATTTTAGTAAAATAGTAATCAATTTCGAAAAGTTTAAACTAGGGTTTAATGAATCAACTAATTATGAAGATCGAGTAAGTCAGTATCAACAATTAATTAAGAGATGTCAAGATTTAGGAATGGAGTCAAGTGTTGAAGGATTTAGCATTGTTTTGCAAAAACTAAAATTACAGCAAGCTTGGGGAACGTTTGCTCCGTTTTTTATAAAATTCCAATATTACTGGTGGAATTTTGGCTTTAAACGAAGTTTAATTTTGCGGAATATAATTTTCGCATTTTTAATTTCATTTATTATTTTTTTCATAGGTTTTAAGAAATTCGCACTTGTATATTTTCCAGTAGATCAACTGGGATTAACATCTAAAGATGCATTGATACTATGTTACAATCGCTCTTTGATAAATCAAATTAATAATAGATTTAAAATAGTTTTATTTTACACAGCATTAATATTCTTTGGTTGGAAAATGGATCATTCTAAGGTTAATTATCGAGCTTATCCTTGGACTTCTATATTAGTTTATTTGATCTATGTAGTTGGATTAATACATATAGCCTATCTTGTAGGTTTCGTAATTGATCATTAA
- a CDS encoding conserved hypothetical protein (KEGG: wsu:WS0889 hypothetical protein): MRQKKESFWIPYADLMTVLMVIFLFIALAYMGLLQNKVGQVEDVKAKIYTDLKAEFSQVATQWNLEINNDLSIRFKDADGLFDGGKGVPTGKFVNILNQFIPKYLAIISKPEYVKSIEEVRVEGHTASGDYQQTIELSQQRANNVLYYLVKHPSFFRLNQESQRHLQYILTTSGYGWSRALDADGKYSKITRKQYDVQSRRVEFRIVTNSDRVIEELNQIKL, from the coding sequence ATGAGACAGAAAAAAGAATCATTCTGGATTCCCTATGCCGATTTAATGACCGTATTGATGGTTATCTTTCTTTTCATCGCCTTAGCCTATATGGGCTTACTGCAAAACAAAGTGGGGCAGGTAGAAGACGTCAAGGCGAAAATTTATACAGATCTGAAAGCTGAATTTAGTCAGGTAGCAACTCAATGGAATCTAGAAATAAATAATGATTTATCGATTCGCTTTAAAGATGCTGATGGTTTGTTCGACGGTGGAAAGGGAGTCCCAACCGGCAAATTTGTCAACATTTTGAATCAATTTATACCAAAATATTTGGCTATAATATCTAAACCTGAGTACGTGAAAAGTATAGAAGAGGTTCGAGTAGAAGGGCATACGGCAAGTGGGGACTACCAGCAAACTATTGAATTATCCCAACAACGGGCGAATAATGTTTTATACTATTTGGTAAAACATCCTTCTTTCTTCCGACTAAATCAAGAGAGTCAACGGCACCTGCAATATATTCTAACGACCAGTGGATATGGATGGAGCCGTGCTTTAGATGCCGATGGAAAGTATTCAAAGATAACCCGGAAACAGTACGATGTTCAATCGCGTCGCGTCGAGTTTCGAATAGTGACCAACAGTGATCGAGTCATTGAAGAACTCAACCAGATAAAGCTATGA
- a CDS encoding HNH endonuclease (PFAM: HNH endonuclease~KEGG: hso:HS_0453 hypothetical protein): MTLYSFNGLQQYLDQKGFPKTSAGTFQLLKRDLLKGMQQGDIVIRSDGIYCTIDGQEYKGYIFNQKPNISRFGEPKFHTADCEIVEKRQKLHGDYVFTTLENVQLYDSGQGGAPYPKKDVYTILKLCGYCRQLIGAQNEGIVDTEDFYAMLVEQYGSAAEPDNSVVDIFGYTPDFSLISKKIREAKAYKCEKCSIDLSAVMDRHFLHVHHRNGRKTDNRPQNLQCLCIRCHASVDDRHKENFATVNKERELAIFIKKFPK, encoded by the coding sequence ATGACCCTGTATTCTTTCAATGGTCTGCAGCAATACTTAGATCAAAAAGGCTTTCCTAAAACGAGTGCCGGAACATTTCAGCTATTGAAACGTGACCTGCTGAAAGGAATGCAGCAGGGCGACATCGTAATTCGGTCCGATGGGATTTATTGTACGATAGACGGCCAAGAATACAAAGGGTACATTTTTAATCAAAAACCCAATATTAGTCGCTTTGGAGAGCCCAAATTCCATACAGCGGATTGTGAGATAGTAGAAAAGCGACAGAAGCTTCATGGAGATTATGTCTTTACTACATTAGAAAATGTACAATTGTATGATTCAGGGCAGGGAGGAGCTCCTTACCCTAAAAAAGATGTTTATACTATTTTAAAATTGTGCGGCTATTGTCGTCAACTCATAGGCGCACAAAATGAAGGGATTGTAGACACAGAAGATTTTTATGCTATGTTGGTCGAGCAGTATGGTTCAGCAGCCGAACCCGATAACAGTGTCGTTGATATTTTTGGATATACCCCCGATTTTTCTTTAATCAGCAAAAAAATCAGGGAAGCAAAGGCATACAAATGTGAGAAGTGCTCAATTGATTTGTCTGCCGTAATGGATCGACACTTCTTGCATGTACATCACCGGAACGGACGCAAAACTGATAACAGACCACAGAATTTACAATGTCTATGTATTCGTTGCCATGCTTCAGTTGATGATAGGCACAAAGAGAATTTTGCTACTGTTAACAAAGAACGTGAGTTAGCTATATTTATAAAGAAGTTCCCAAAATAG
- a CDS encoding hypothetical protein (KEGG: vsp:VS_1367 hypothetical protein), translated as MTEFLLPAGFLGSWTIYSIYYLRKAYRTPSNVNPYVLDLIPSVFPTIGIMCTAIGIAYGLSDFDANDIQGSLPQLLGGLKSAFFATVLGIAGLIIFQKVLASVQQHIDQSPDRPRSSSDELSALNLISTQVENLERTFRTELDMVNVSVKENSTTFNQQIGKLNDLITTQTRQEEDHYQITYRQSESIIRNLTELKKAQDTYTKEQQTGVDAIVKSMLGNQKLLTAKFDEFSELLRKNNTEALVEVMRASTEQFNAQMSELIDKLVKENFKELNGSVQMLNTWQKENKEQVARLSEQVKTIIEQVDIATNNLKVASNVLTTVADVNQELVSGDGKLMTLVSELEKVMISDGTFTAITSKVEGAVSTLVKTTDAFDLTTQKLNVWVRNQMNFNEKAEILVTQLEEFRNLNGSVWDKYRAEMSKAVNIVSTTSTALKNDLENINQEFYERLNDTLQNLDGLIQRFMSGQPTNRR; from the coding sequence ATGACTGAATTTTTATTACCTGCCGGTTTTCTCGGCTCATGGACAATTTATAGTATTTATTACCTGAGAAAAGCTTACCGTACGCCTTCCAATGTAAATCCCTATGTACTCGATTTAATCCCTTCAGTTTTTCCTACTATTGGTATAATGTGTACAGCCATAGGCATTGCCTATGGCTTATCGGACTTTGATGCCAATGACATTCAGGGAAGCTTACCTCAGCTATTAGGTGGCTTGAAATCTGCATTTTTTGCAACTGTTTTGGGGATTGCGGGCTTGATTATTTTCCAAAAAGTGTTGGCATCCGTACAGCAACACATTGACCAGTCGCCAGACCGGCCGCGAAGCTCAAGTGATGAACTATCAGCCCTAAACTTGATTAGCACACAGGTAGAAAATTTAGAGCGGACTTTCCGGACTGAATTGGATATGGTGAATGTATCGGTTAAAGAGAATAGCACAACCTTTAACCAACAAATTGGAAAGCTAAACGACTTGATAACGACTCAAACCCGTCAAGAAGAGGATCATTATCAAATTACATATAGGCAATCAGAATCAATTATAAGGAATTTAACAGAGCTAAAGAAAGCGCAGGATACCTATACTAAAGAGCAGCAAACAGGAGTCGATGCCATTGTAAAATCAATGCTTGGGAATCAAAAATTGCTTACCGCCAAGTTTGATGAGTTTTCCGAGCTCTTGCGGAAGAACAATACTGAAGCGTTAGTGGAAGTCATGCGGGCATCGACAGAGCAGTTCAACGCACAGATGAGTGAGCTTATCGACAAGCTGGTTAAGGAGAACTTCAAGGAATTGAACGGCAGTGTGCAAATGCTTAACACCTGGCAAAAGGAAAACAAGGAGCAGGTCGCCAGACTAAGTGAGCAAGTCAAGACAATTATTGAGCAGGTCGACATTGCCACTAATAATCTGAAAGTGGCATCGAATGTCCTAACTACGGTGGCTGATGTGAATCAGGAATTAGTTTCGGGTGATGGTAAACTGATGACACTGGTTTCGGAACTCGAAAAAGTCATGATTAGCGATGGGACGTTTACTGCGATCACCAGCAAAGTTGAGGGTGCTGTAAGCACACTGGTGAAAACTACCGATGCCTTCGACTTGACAACTCAAAAGCTAAACGTATGGGTCCGTAATCAAATGAATTTCAATGAGAAAGCAGAAATCTTAGTGACGCAACTGGAGGAGTTTCGGAATTTAAATGGATCTGTTTGGGACAAGTACCGGGCAGAGATGAGTAAAGCCGTAAATATCGTTTCAACCACATCAACCGCATTAAAAAATGATCTTGAGAATATAAATCAAGAGTTTTATGAACGGCTGAATGATACCCTGCAAAATCTTGATGGACTAATCCAACGATTTATGAGTGGTCAACCTACTAATCGACGGTAG